The segment CGGCGGGACGAGAAGAACGGCTCGAAGACCCGGCCGCGGTACTCCTCCGGGACGCCGGGGCCGTTGTCGCTGACCTCGAGGACGGCCCGCCCGCCCTGCGCCAGGAGTGCGACCTTCACCCACCCGCCGGCTGCCGGCACGGCGTCACCGGCGTTGACCACCAGGTTGAGCAGGGCCCGCCGCAACGCGACCGGGTTGCCGACCACCGGGACCACCCGGTCGGGCAGCTCCAGGCGCAGCTCGACCGACTCGGGCACGAGGTGGCGCAGCACGCTCTCCTGGGCCGCCACCATCGCCCCGAGATCGAGGGTCCGCGGCGGCGTGCTCTCCCGGCGGGCGAACAGCAGCAGCTCCCGCACCACCTCGGTGCCCTCGTCCGCGAGCTCGCGGATCGCGGCCCCGGCCTCGGCGGCCGCCGCGGGGTCGCGCTCCAGCCAGCGCACGTGGAGGAGGATGGCTGCGAGCAGGTTGTTGAAGTCGTGGGCGACGCCGCTCGCCAGCGTGCCCACCGCCTGCATCTTGTCCGCCTCGCGCAGCCGCGCCTCGGCCCGCGCCGCATCGGTGACGTCGCGCGCCACCAGGATGAAGCTCCCGAGACCCTCGGGCATCGACAGCGAGCAGTCGAGCAGCCGGCCCCCGGAGAGCACCCGCCACCCCGCCTCGGGCGACATCAGCCGCGCCGGCAGGCCGGGGCGGATCGCCGGCAGGTGCAGCTGGAGGGCCTGGTTCGCCAGCACGATCTCGCCGCTGCCGTCGACCAGGGCCACGCCGTCCACCATCGCGTCGAAGGTCTGCCGCCAGCGCTCGCCGAGCCGCCGCACCCGATCCGTGAGGTCGTGGATCGCCATCAGCAGCCCCGGCGAGTGGTCGTCGCCGGCCGGGCGGACGTGGAGCTCGACCTCCGCCTCCTCGCCGCCGGGCAGCCGCCATCGCGCCTCGATGACCGCCTCCTCGGCGAGGTAGGCTGAAACCAGGCCCGAGGCCAGCTGGTCCTCTGGGATGCCGGTGACGTAGCGCGTGACCGACCGCCCGGCCGCCGCCTCGGGCACGCAGCCGAGGAAGCCCATCGCCGCGGCGTTGGCGCCCCGGATCACCAGCCCCTCGTCGAGCTCGAGCAGCGGGCTCGGCGAGGCCGCGAACAGCTCCCGGTAGCGGCGCTCGGAGGCGGTCAGGGACCGGCGCTGCTCGGCCAGCCGCTGGGTCATGTCGTCGAACGCCTCGCCGAGCTCCCGCACCTCGCGGATGCTGGTCGACACCGCGCGCAGCTTCGGCGGGCGCTCGGCATCGAAGGCCCGCACCCCGTCGGCCAGTGCCCGCAGCGGCCCCACCACCCTCGCCACCAGGGAGAGCCCGGCCACCAGGGCGAGCGCCAGGGTCAGGCCGAGCGCGGTCACCAGCCGCACCGCGGAGCCCGCAAACTGCCGATCGATGCGCGACCGCGACACCAGCAGGACCACCTCGACGGCGTCGCTGCCCTGCCAGGGACCGCGGCCCACCTCCACCGCCTCGTCCACCCGCAGCAGCGACATGTCGAGGGCCAGCGCCTCATCCAGCGGCGGCCCATAGCGCCACAGCACCTGGCCGTCCGGCGCCCGCACCTCGCCGGCCCGCAGGTCGCCGGTCGAGATCACCCGCAGGTACTCCGGGGAGCCGCCCTCGGCGACGGTCAGCGCGAGCGTCTTGGCGAGCAGCCGGGACTGGTTCTCGAGCTCGCCCTCGAGCGCGCGCTGCTCGTCCCACAGCACCAAGGCGCTCACCAGCACGAGGGTGACGATGAGGACCCCGAGCAGCCACAGCAAGAAGGTGCGCCCGATGGTCATCGGCACGATGTCCCCCCGGGCTGACGGGCGCCGAGGCGCGTCAGAAGTCGAAGAAGTCGCCGTCGAAGACGTCGGACAGCTGGCGCATCATCGCCGTGGACAGCCCGGCGGTGATGCCGGCCATGATCGCTGCACCCTTGGTGCGGCCGACCAGGTACCCCACCAGGCCGACCACCGCCACCGCGCCGACGGGATGCCGGCGGACCGTGTCCCTCCAGTCGATGGAGCGGGGCACCAGGGTGTCGAGGATGGCGTCGGCGTCGAGGCTGCGCACGCTGTCGGCGGCTCCGGGCCTCTCCTCCTCGTCCTGCTCGGGCTCGGCCAGGTCGTCGATCACGTCGTCGTCCACGTCGTCCATTCCGGTTGCTCCTAGTCGCGCGGCCGGCTGACGTAGCCGACCACGAAGCCGACGGCGAGCGCGATCAGTATCGACTTGCCCGGGTTGTCCCTGATGTACGCCAGCGCCTGGTCGCCCTTCGCCTTGAGGTCCACCTCGGCGATCTTCTCCTTGAGCTTGCCGTACAGCTCCCGGGCGCGCGCCGACAGCGCCTCGTACTGCTCGCGGGCCCTGGCGTACAGGATCTCGGCCTGCTCGCGAGCCCGCGCGGCGAGCCTGGTGATCCCGTCCCTGGCCTCGGCCAGGTAGCGGCCGGCGTCCTCCAGGTAGGCGCGGGTCCGCTCGGCCAGGTCGGCGGTCCTGCTCCTGGTCCGGCCACCGGCATCCTGCATCGCGCTGCGGGCGCCGTCCATGGCGGTGTGGGCCTTGGCCAGCGACTCCTTGACGGCCGTAAGACCCTCTTCAGCCTCGTCGACCATGTGCTCGATGGCCTCGTCGACGCTCTTCTTCTCCTTGCCGGTCATGACCACCTCCGCAACTCGGATACAGCTCCATTCTACGGGCGACTCCCGATCGAGTAAAGCGAAGTGCCCCCGCCCGCCCCCGTCCCCGCTCCCGCCCCCGTCCCCGTTCCCGTCCCCGTTCCCGTCCCCGTTCCCGTCCCCGTGCCCGTGCCCGCTCGTTCGCTCCGTCCTCGAAAACGCTCCGCGCCGATTCTCCGGAGGCGCTCCCCGAGGGAGCCACCTTTGGCGATTTCGGGTCGCCAGCACTTGGTCACGAAGAACGTCGTCCCGAAATCGCCAAAGATGGCACGCCCGCAGCACGCGCCCTCCTCGTACTCGCCTCGCCTCTCGGGAACGGGATCGGGAACGGGAGCGGGAACGGGAACGCAGTCAGCCCGCACCATTTCAGTCACGCCCGCGCTACCATGACGCGGGGAGAAGCCATGGAGATCACGGTCCTCGGCGCCGGGCGCTGCGTCACCGGTTCGAAGTACCACCTGCAGTGGAAGCGGTACGCGGCGATGGTCGACTGCGGCCTGTTCCAGGGCCCCGCCGAGCATCGGCGCCGCAACTGGGCGCCGCTGCCCCAACCGGCGCACGAGCTCGGAGCCGTGATCCTCACCCACGCCCACATCGACCACGCCGGCTACTTGCCGCGGCTCACCCGGCAGGGGTTCTCCGGCCCCGTGTACTGCACCCCGCCGACCGCCGGCCTGCTGCGGGTGCTGCTGCCGGACGCGGCCAACATCCAGGAAGAGGAGGCGCGCTACGCCAACCGCAAGGGCTACTCCAAGCACGCGCCGGCCCTCCCCCTGTTCCGCATGGCGGACGCCATGGCCGCCCTCAAGCTGCTCGAGCCGATGCCGTTCGCGAGCTGGCGCGAGCTTCACCCGGGGATCCGCTTCCGGTTTCGCCGGCAGGGGCACATCCTGGGGGCGGCCGCGGTCGAGCTCGACACCAAGGCCCGGGACGGCGGCCGCAGGACGGTCTTCTTCTCGGGCGACGTGGGGCGCCACGGCGTTCCCATCCTGCGCGATCCCGAGCCCTACCCGGGGTCGGACGTGCTGCTCGTCGAGAGCACGTACGGCGACCGGCGCCATCCCGCCGGCGACCCCCGCGCCGCGCTCGTCGAGGAGGTCCGGGCCGGCCTCGCCCGCGGCGGAGTGATCGTGATCCCCGCCTTCGCCGTCGACCGCACCCAGGAGCTCCTCTACCTGCTGCACGAGGCGGTGGTCGAGGGCGAGCTGCCCGAGATCCCGACCTGGCTCGACAGCCCGATGGCGATCGAGGCCACGGCGCTCTACAGCCAGGCCAGGGGCGAGCACGATGCCGAGATGCGGGAGTTCTACGCCGAGCAGGTCAACCCGATCTTCCCGCCCAACCTCGGCGTCACTCCGACCTCGAGCGAGTCGCGCAAGCTCAACGACCTCCGGGGTCCCGCGATCATCATCTCGGCGTCGGGCATGGCCACCGGCGGCCGGGTGCTGCACCACCTCAAGCTGCGCCTGCCGGATCCCAGGAACACCGTGCTGTTCGTCGGCTACCAGGCGCAGGGCACCAAGGGGCGCCGGCTCGTCGACGGCGAGCGGGAGGTCAAGATCCACGGCGAGTGGGTTCCGGTCCGAGCGACCGTCCGCCTCCTGTCCGGGATGTCCGCGCACGCCGACGCGGACGAGCTGGTGGCGTGGCTCTCCCGCCGCGGCAAGGAGCCCGACACGGTGTGCGTGGTCCACGGCGAGTACGAGGCCCAGCAGGCGTTCGCCGCGCGGCTGGTCGAGGAGTTCGGATGGCAGCCGCGGATCCCCGACCTGGGCGACGTCATCGAGGTCTGACCGTGGGCTGGCTGCGGGACCTCTGGCTCGGCATCAGCTTCGTGGGCCGCGAGTTCGGCGATGACCGCGGGGTCGACCGCTCGGCCGCCCTCGCCTACGTCACGCTGCTGTCGCTGGTCCCCCTGCTGGCGACGGCGACCGCCCTCTTCCGCGCCTTCTTCCCATTCGGCCCCGACCAGCTGGTGGAGATCACCACCGTCGTCCTGCCCTACCAGCCCGGCAGCGAGCAGTACGCCGCGCTGGTGAAGCACCTCACCGAGTTCGTCAACCGGGCGACGACCCTCGGCCACATCGGCTCGCTGATCTTCATCGTGATCGCCTACCGGCTGTTTCAGCTGGTCGAGCGCACCTTCAACGAGATCTGGAGCGTGACCAGCAGGAGGAGCCTGGCCAAGCAGATGTTCTCGTTCACGATGCTGGTGTTCTGGGGGCCGGTGGTGATCGGGCTCGGCTGGTCCGCCCTGCTCTGGATGAGGCACCAGCCGTGGGCCCCGAGCCAGGGGGCCGTGCTGTCGCTGGCCCAGCTCGCCCTCCCGCTGCTCGGGCTGACGATGGTCTACTGGCTCGCGCCCCACACCGACGTCTGGCCCGGCGCGGCCGCCGCCGGCGCGCTGGTCGCCGCCGCCGGCCTGGAGGTGCTGCGGCTGGTCTTCGTGTGGTACCTCCACCTGTTCCCCGACCTCAACCTGATCTACGGCTCGGTCACCCTGGCCGTGCTGTTCCTGGTGTCGCTGTTCGCGTTCTGGCTGGTGGTCATCATCGGGGCCGAGGTCGCGTACGTGTTCCAGAACTTCCACGCGCTCAAGCTCGAGCACCAGGGCCGGCGCCGGATCGACGTCGCGCCCGCGCCGGCCGCGGCCGCCGTCCTCGCCGAGTGCTACCGGCGGGCAGCGGCGGGCGAGCCGCCGGCGACGCTCCAGGACATCGAGGCTGCGCTCGGCATCGGGCACGTGAGCATCCAGCTCGCGACCGATCGCCTGATCGAGGGCGGGCTGCTCGCGGTCACCGGTCCCCACCGTAACGCCTTCGTGCCGGGCCGCGAGGCCGGGCTGCTCAGCGTCGCCGAGGCGCTCGCCGCCGGCGAGCCCCCGCACGGCGAGCTCCCGAGCCTGCCCGGTGGCGCCCTGGGCAGGCTCGCCGAGCTGCTGCACGGCGCCGAGGCCTCGCGCCGCGAGGCGCTCGAGAAGGTCAGCTTCGCGGACCTGGTCGCCCCCCCGCCCCCCCAGGATCTGGGATCTGGGGGATAGGATCTGAGGGGCGACTCCCGCCCCCGCTTCCGCGCCCGCTTCCGCGCCCGCTTCCGCGCCCGTCCCCGTCCCCGTTCCCGTTCCCGTTCCCGTTCCCGTTCCCGTTCCCGCTCGTTCGCCCCGTCCTCGAAGCCGCTGCGCGCCGATTCTCCGGACGCGCTCCCCGTGGGTGCCACCGCTGACACTTTCGGGGCCCCCGCGTGGTGTGTGCAACTCGGAGAGATGCATCCCAAAAGTGTCACCAGTGGCACGCCCGCAGGACGCGCTGTCCTCGTACTCGCTTCGCCCCCCGGGCACGGGAACGGGTACGGGAACGGGCACGGGAACGGGTACCGCAACGAACAACGCCGCGCCCTCGGGCGCGGCGTCGACTGCCCGCTGGGCTCGCGGCTGCGCTCAGCCCTTGCTGGGCTTGGCCTCCTCGGCCTCCTTTGCCTCGTCAACGGCCTCGCCAGCCTCGGCAGCCTCGTCCTTCTCGGCCTTGGCGCCGCCGCCGAACATCCCCTTGGCGCGGTCCATCAGCGACGCCTTCTCCTTGCCCTCGCCGGCCGGCTCGCGCTTCGCCGGCACGAAGTCCACGAACTCGATGATCGCGAGCTCGGCATTGTCGCCGCGCCGCCGGCCGAGGCGCATGATCCGGGTGTAGCCGCCGTTGCGGTTGGCGAAACGGGGGGCGATGTCCTCGAACAGCCGGCGCACGACGTTCTTGTCCGGCACCGTCCTCAGGATCTGGCGGCGGTCGGCGAGCGAGCCGGTGCGGGCGAGGGTCACCATCCGCTCCGCCTGCGGCCGCAGCTCCTTCGCCTTGGCAACGGTGGTGATGATCCGCTCATGGGTGAACAGCGCGGTCAGCTGGTTCCTGAACAGCGCGTTGCGATGGGCGGTGGTCCGCCCGAGCTTGCGGCCTTGGACACGGTGTCGCATCGGTCTTCCTTCTCTCTAGATGTCGAGGTTCATCCCGAACCCGAGGCCGAGCGTCTCGAGCTTCTCGCGGACCTCTTTCAGGGACTTCTCTCCGAAGTTGCGGATCTCGACCATCTGCCGCTCGGACCGGCTGACGAGGTCGCGCAGCGTCCGGATGTTGGCGTTCTTGAGACAGTTCATCGATCGGATGGAGAGCTCCAGCGAGTCGATGCTGGTGTCGAGGATGCTCTCCTCGCGGACCGGCCGGTCGGACGGCGCGGGCGTCTCCACGTCCTCCATCGCGGCCAGCCGGCTGTAGATGTCGAGGTGGCCCTGGACGAGCTGCGCGGCCTGGCTCATCGCCTCCTCGGGGCGGATCGTGCCGTTGGTCCAGACCTCGACCACCAGCCGCTCGTAGTTGGTCATGCGGCCGAGCCGCGCCATCTCGACGCGGAAGT is part of the Thermoanaerobaculales bacterium genome and harbors:
- a CDS encoding ATP-binding protein gives rise to the protein MTIGRTFLLWLLGVLIVTLVLVSALVLWDEQRALEGELENQSRLLAKTLALTVAEGGSPEYLRVISTGDLRAGEVRAPDGQVLWRYGPPLDEALALDMSLLRVDEAVEVGRGPWQGSDAVEVVLLVSRSRIDRQFAGSAVRLVTALGLTLALALVAGLSLVARVVGPLRALADGVRAFDAERPPKLRAVSTSIREVRELGEAFDDMTQRLAEQRRSLTASERRYRELFAASPSPLLELDEGLVIRGANAAAMGFLGCVPEAAAGRSVTRYVTGIPEDQLASGLVSAYLAEEAVIEARWRLPGGEEAEVELHVRPAGDDHSPGLLMAIHDLTDRVRRLGERWRQTFDAMVDGVALVDGSGEIVLANQALQLHLPAIRPGLPARLMSPEAGWRVLSGGRLLDCSLSMPEGLGSFILVARDVTDAARAEARLREADKMQAVGTLASGVAHDFNNLLAAILLHVRWLERDPAAAAEAGAAIRELADEGTEVVRELLLFARRESTPPRTLDLGAMVAAQESVLRHLVPESVELRLELPDRVVPVVGNPVALRRALLNLVVNAGDAVPAAGGWVKVALLAQGGRAVLEVSDNGPGVPEEYRGRVFEPFFSSRRHGRGAGLGLAVVYAIVTEHGGEIELEEGAGPGARFLVRLPLGRESDVEPLPAASHEAGGMPPAARVMLVDDDGREATRIVEALAGAGLEIRHATSLAAAAALVGQWAPAAAVAVAELPDGAVAPWLQRWELPAVVLSSGRGDLALPPTTLVVERGVAPEAVLAALQRLGVAILARS
- a CDS encoding MBL fold metallo-hydrolase, encoding MEITVLGAGRCVTGSKYHLQWKRYAAMVDCGLFQGPAEHRRRNWAPLPQPAHELGAVILTHAHIDHAGYLPRLTRQGFSGPVYCTPPTAGLLRVLLPDAANIQEEEARYANRKGYSKHAPALPLFRMADAMAALKLLEPMPFASWRELHPGIRFRFRRQGHILGAAAVELDTKARDGGRRTVFFSGDVGRHGVPILRDPEPYPGSDVLLVESTYGDRRHPAGDPRAALVEEVRAGLARGGVIVIPAFAVDRTQELLYLLHEAVVEGELPEIPTWLDSPMAIEATALYSQARGEHDAEMREFYAEQVNPIFPPNLGVTPTSSESRKLNDLRGPAIIISASGMATGGRVLHHLKLRLPDPRNTVLFVGYQAQGTKGRRLVDGEREVKIHGEWVPVRATVRLLSGMSAHADADELVAWLSRRGKEPDTVCVVHGEYEAQQAFAARLVEEFGWQPRIPDLGDVIEV
- a CDS encoding YihY/virulence factor BrkB family protein; translated protein: MGWLRDLWLGISFVGREFGDDRGVDRSAALAYVTLLSLVPLLATATALFRAFFPFGPDQLVEITTVVLPYQPGSEQYAALVKHLTEFVNRATTLGHIGSLIFIVIAYRLFQLVERTFNEIWSVTSRRSLAKQMFSFTMLVFWGPVVIGLGWSALLWMRHQPWAPSQGAVLSLAQLALPLLGLTMVYWLAPHTDVWPGAAAAGALVAAAGLEVLRLVFVWYLHLFPDLNLIYGSVTLAVLFLVSLFAFWLVVIIGAEVAYVFQNFHALKLEHQGRRRIDVAPAPAAAAVLAECYRRAAAGEPPATLQDIEAALGIGHVSIQLATDRLIEGGLLAVTGPHRNAFVPGREAGLLSVAEALAAGEPPHGELPSLPGGALGRLAELLHGAEASRREALEKVSFADLVAPPPPQDLGSGG